Proteins encoded in a region of the Thermodesulfobacteriota bacterium genome:
- a CDS encoding MBL fold metallo-hydrolase, which yields MKINIIDLNFFTPNVIASYLIENGGEPVLIETGPDSTFPRLEKSLNELGYPIEEIKKVLVTHIHLDHSGAAWHFARAGATIYVHPFGARHLADPTRLVESARLIYKEETQTLWGNIEPISKERIHAVEDGETINTGSVKIRALETLGHASHHHSYLIDNVVFTGDVTGICIEGGPALPPTPPPDINVELWQKSIRRILDLNPEAVYPTHFGKSNNVKDHLKELESRLLQCTEWIGERLKEGKGEDEIVPDFVKMFEEILARAKVSPELIKAYELADPFWMNVPGLVRYWKKFRLSQ from the coding sequence ATGAAGATAAACATTATCGACCTTAACTTTTTTACACCCAACGTAATAGCTTCCTATCTTATCGAGAATGGGGGCGAGCCCGTTTTAATAGAGACCGGTCCTGATTCGACCTTTCCCAGGCTCGAAAAATCCCTTAATGAGCTTGGCTACCCAATCGAGGAGATAAAGAAGGTTCTTGTTACCCATATACACTTGGACCACTCCGGGGCTGCTTGGCACTTTGCCAGAGCCGGTGCCACGATTTACGTCCACCCATTTGGAGCCAGGCATTTAGCCGACCCGACCAGGCTTGTAGAATCGGCCAGGCTCATTTACAAAGAGGAGACGCAAACCTTATGGGGTAATATTGAACCCATTTCAAAGGAACGTATACATGCAGTCGAGGATGGAGAGACCATAAATACCGGCAGCGTTAAAATTCGGGCTTTGGAGACCCTTGGACACGCTTCTCATCATCACTCGTACTTAATAGATAACGTCGTTTTCACCGGTGATGTTACCGGTATATGTATAGAAGGCGGTCCGGCGTTGCCGCCCACACCTCCACCGGATATAAATGTGGAGCTATGGCAGAAATCTATAAGAAGGATTCTCGACCTAAATCCGGAAGCCGTCTATCCCACCCATTTCGGAAAGTCCAATAATGTCAAAGACCACCTGAAGGAGCTGGAAAGTAGACTCCTTCAATGTACCGAATGGATTGGGGAGAGATTAAAGGAAGGGAAAGGGGAAGATGAAATTGTCCCCGATTTTGTGAAGATGTTCGAGGAAATCCTGGCACGAGCTAAAGTTAGCCCTGAGCTTATTAAAGCATACGAACTGGCAGACCCTTTTTGGATGAACGTTCCAGGGCTGGTGCGATACTGGAAGAA